Proteins encoded together in one Desulfuromonas acetexigens window:
- the ybeY gene encoding rRNA maturation RNase YbeY, whose product MKIQIETRQKKQKVRKLFLRKVARRILSVSGCPEAELSILVVDDAEIRIINRDYLQRDKPTNVISFAMREGEGGDLCPELLGDVVISAETAARDAAEAGIPYEHELVFLLLHGILHLLGYDHERSGAAEAERMEAREREIFALLHEEFLAP is encoded by the coding sequence GTGAAGATTCAGATCGAGACCCGGCAAAAGAAGCAAAAGGTAAGGAAGCTGTTCCTGCGAAAAGTAGCACGGAGGATCTTAAGCGTCTCGGGATGTCCTGAGGCCGAACTGTCGATCCTGGTCGTTGACGATGCCGAAATCCGGATTATCAATCGCGACTACCTGCAGCGGGACAAGCCGACCAACGTCATCTCCTTTGCCATGCGCGAGGGGGAGGGAGGGGATCTCTGCCCCGAGCTGCTTGGCGACGTCGTGATTTCCGCCGAGACGGCAGCGAGGGACGCCGCCGAAGCCGGCATTCCCTACGAGCATGAGCTGGTCTTTCTGCTGCTGCACGGCATTCTCCATCTGCTTGGCTATGATCATGAGCGCAGCGGTGCCGCCGAGGCCGAGCGCATGGAAGCACGGGAGCGGGAAATCTTCGCCCTCTTGCACGAGGAATTCCTCGCGCCATGA
- a CDS encoding HD family phosphohydrolase, which produces MSKNDSKSDSPSRKTKGAAKSFWREERSQRYLMLVLLALFLTLIIVPKGGFIPDYYSPGDIATRDVKAPRDLLIPDLVLTENKRIEAEGAVLPLYDYDSRAGQSAAEKLAQGLELIQQTVLDAPGAETLVDDLEDFLEIELTPEDQDVLRAFRDELAVRETVEPLDLAPVRKAVIAALEGRVVGNLQLFQGEAKHGILVRDLHSRQEQVVAQPQQVLGVGNAQDRMREEIRPLELSRVQRRLIQALAIKLVSPNLTFNKNETETRKQMAREEVKPVLFQVKKGEMVVREGERVTEEQIKKLRGLSELGSHSNTLVTGVGFFLSIVVLFFATHRFARVNIRKYAPNNRDLLFLVVNFIVLFVLVKLGVFVSSALESAFPYIDSNSYYYVLPFAFGAMLARIVLNSEVAFVFAILSSLLLGALFGYSLYISVYALAGSVTAAHWVRHCKQRTTLYRAGFHLSLVNMLMIVGLYLISGQAFDVQILYKLGFGLASGFLCAVLVTGTIPLVEHLFEYTTDIKLLELANMNTPVLRELMIQAPGTYHHSVIVGNLVEAAAESINANPLLARVAAYYHDIGKIRKPLYFVENMNGQENKHDKLAPSMSALILMSHVKDAVELARENKLGAPLIDIIRQHHGTALMKFFYDKAKNKVEPGMPAIDERDYRYPGPKPQTREAALIMLADAVEAASRTLAEPTPARIQGMVQKIINNIFIDGQLDECELTLKDLHGIARSFNRILAGIFHHRIDYPEPAYKERDKDAAKRKNGEDSDRDPAKEAKGKEAVPAKSSTEDLKRLGMS; this is translated from the coding sequence ATGAGTAAAAACGATAGCAAATCCGATAGTCCTAGTCGCAAGACGAAAGGCGCCGCCAAGTCTTTTTGGCGGGAAGAGCGGAGTCAGCGTTACCTGATGCTGGTTTTGCTGGCGCTTTTTCTGACCCTGATCATCGTCCCCAAGGGGGGCTTCATCCCTGATTATTATTCCCCGGGGGATATCGCTACCCGGGATGTGAAGGCTCCCCGCGATCTCCTCATCCCTGACCTGGTGCTCACGGAGAACAAGCGGATCGAGGCCGAAGGGGCGGTGTTGCCCCTTTACGACTACGATTCCCGAGCGGGGCAGTCGGCCGCCGAGAAGCTGGCGCAGGGCCTGGAGCTTATCCAGCAGACGGTTTTGGATGCGCCGGGGGCGGAGACTCTGGTCGACGATCTGGAGGATTTTCTCGAAATCGAACTGACCCCGGAGGATCAGGACGTCCTGAGGGCCTTCAGGGATGAGTTGGCCGTGCGGGAAACGGTGGAACCTCTCGACCTGGCCCCCGTCCGCAAAGCGGTGATCGCCGCCCTGGAGGGGCGGGTTGTTGGCAACCTGCAACTTTTTCAGGGGGAGGCCAAGCACGGCATCCTCGTTCGCGATCTCCACTCCCGTCAGGAGCAGGTGGTAGCCCAACCGCAGCAGGTGCTCGGGGTGGGCAACGCCCAGGACCGCATGCGTGAAGAAATTCGTCCCCTTGAGCTGTCCCGTGTCCAGCGGCGGCTGATCCAGGCGCTGGCGATCAAACTGGTCAGCCCCAACCTGACCTTCAACAAGAACGAGACCGAGACACGCAAGCAGATGGCCCGTGAAGAGGTCAAGCCGGTGCTCTTTCAGGTCAAGAAGGGGGAGATGGTCGTTCGCGAGGGGGAGCGGGTTACCGAAGAGCAGATCAAGAAGCTGCGCGGTCTCAGCGAACTCGGCAGCCACTCCAACACCCTGGTCACCGGGGTCGGGTTCTTCCTGTCGATCGTCGTCCTCTTTTTCGCTACCCACCGCTTCGCCCGGGTCAATATTCGCAAGTATGCACCGAACAATCGTGATCTGCTCTTTCTGGTGGTGAACTTCATTGTTCTCTTCGTGCTGGTGAAGCTCGGGGTTTTCGTTTCCTCGGCGCTGGAAAGTGCCTTTCCCTACATCGATTCGAACAGCTACTATTATGTGCTGCCCTTCGCCTTCGGGGCGATGCTGGCGCGTATCGTCCTCAACTCCGAAGTGGCCTTTGTCTTCGCCATCCTCTCGTCGCTGCTGCTCGGGGCACTCTTTGGCTACAGCCTCTATATCAGCGTCTACGCCCTCGCCGGCAGCGTTACCGCCGCCCACTGGGTGCGGCACTGTAAACAGCGCACGACCCTCTACCGCGCCGGTTTCCATCTGTCGCTGGTCAATATGCTGATGATTGTCGGCCTCTATCTGATCAGCGGGCAAGCCTTCGATGTACAGATTCTCTACAAGCTCGGCTTCGGCCTGGCCAGCGGATTTCTCTGCGCGGTGCTCGTCACCGGGACCATCCCCCTGGTGGAACATCTCTTCGAATACACCACCGACATCAAGCTGCTGGAGTTGGCGAATATGAATACGCCGGTGCTGCGCGAGCTGATGATTCAGGCGCCCGGCACCTATCACCATTCGGTGATCGTCGGCAACCTGGTCGAGGCCGCCGCCGAGTCGATCAACGCCAATCCCCTGCTGGCGCGGGTGGCGGCCTACTATCACGACATCGGCAAGATCCGCAAGCCCCTCTATTTTGTTGAGAACATGAACGGCCAGGAGAACAAACACGACAAACTTGCCCCCTCCATGAGCGCGCTGATCCTCATGTCCCACGTCAAGGACGCGGTGGAACTGGCCCGGGAAAACAAGCTCGGTGCACCGCTCATCGACATCATCCGCCAGCATCACGGCACGGCGCTGATGAAATTCTTTTATGACAAAGCCAAGAATAAGGTCGAGCCGGGGATGCCTGCGATTGACGAACGGGATTACCGCTATCCCGGGCCGAAGCCGCAGACCCGCGAGGCGGCGCTGATCATGCTCGCCGATGCCGTTGAGGCAGCCAGCCGCACCCTCGCCGAGCCGACCCCGGCACGGATTCAGGGGATGGTGCAGAAAATCATCAACAACATTTTTATCGACGGTCAGCTCGACGAGTGTGAGTTGACCTTGAAAGACCTGCATGGCATCGCCAGAAGTTTCAACCGGATTCTGGCAGGGATTTTCCACCATCGCATCGATTACCCGGAACCGGCTTACAAGGAACGGGACAAGGATGCCGCCAAGAGGAAGAACGGTGAAGATTCAGATCGAGACCCGGCAAAAGAAGCAAAAGGTAAGGAAGCTGTTCCTGCGAAAAGTAGCACGGAGGATCTTAAGCGTCTCGGGATGTCCTGA